A region of Nocardioides sp. JS614 DNA encodes the following proteins:
- a CDS encoding undecaprenyl-diphosphate phosphatase, protein MVDFLQALVLGLIQGLTEFLPISSSAHLRIYPELFGWGDPGAAFTAVIQIGTEVAVLMFFRKDIWRIGRAWLLSLFKPEYRGHLDARMGWFIIVGSVPIVLLGIALKDVIEEDFRSLWLIGTTLIVLGLVLGVADRLGGTDKTIKQISLRDAILMGLAQALALIPGVSRSGATLSMGRLLGYDREAATRYAFLLAIPAVIGAGVFELKDIPNGDNLYGWGPTIVATIVSFVVGYAAIAWLLRYVTTRSYAPFVLYRVALGAATLVLVATGVIAA, encoded by the coding sequence GTGGTGGACTTCCTCCAGGCCCTCGTGCTCGGGCTCATCCAGGGGCTCACCGAGTTCCTCCCGATCTCCAGCAGCGCGCACCTGCGGATCTACCCCGAGCTGTTCGGCTGGGGCGACCCCGGAGCGGCGTTCACGGCTGTCATCCAGATCGGCACCGAGGTCGCGGTGCTGATGTTCTTCCGCAAGGACATCTGGCGGATCGGGAGGGCTTGGCTGCTCTCGCTGTTCAAGCCGGAGTACCGCGGCCACCTGGACGCCCGGATGGGCTGGTTCATCATCGTCGGCTCGGTGCCGATCGTGCTGCTCGGCATCGCCCTCAAGGATGTCATCGAGGAGGACTTCCGCAGCCTCTGGCTGATCGGCACCACCCTGATCGTCCTCGGCCTCGTCCTCGGCGTCGCCGACCGGCTCGGCGGCACCGACAAGACGATCAAGCAGATCTCGCTGCGCGACGCGATCCTGATGGGCCTGGCCCAGGCCCTCGCCCTGATCCCAGGCGTGTCCCGTTCCGGTGCGACCCTGTCCATGGGCCGCCTGCTCGGCTACGACCGCGAGGCCGCCACCCGCTACGCGTTCCTGTTGGCCATCCCCGCCGTGATCGGGGCCGGGGTCTTCGAGCTCAAGGACATCCCGAACGGCGACAACCTCTACGGCTGGGGCCCGACCATCGTGGCGACCATCGTCTCCTTCGTCGTCGGGTACGCCGCGATCGCGTGGCTGCTGCGCTACGTCACCACCCGGTCCTACGCGCCGTTCGTCCTGTACCGCGTGGCCCTCGGTGCGGCGACGCTGGTCCTGGTCGCGACCGGCGTGATCGCGGCGTAG
- the corA gene encoding magnesium/cobalt transporter CorA, producing MIVDCALYRDGRRVEGGTHWRELRAKADADGDFIWIGMHEPTHDEVHEVAEVFGLHQLAVEDAVKAHQRPKLERFDDMVFLILKTLWYVDEQDAVETGEIAMFVGADFVVSVRHGQGNELHSARAELESSRRVLSHGPGGVLYAVIDRVVDEYLDVVDELVVDVDEIEASVFSDDRTNDSARIYVLKREIAEVRRAVLPLRDPMTRLAAGTVTGIPEEAAPFFRDVGDHLARAAETVDTLDTLLSTAFDAHLAQISVQQNNDMRKISAGAALVVVPTLIAGVYGMNFRHMPELDWTYGYPFALALMAAVALGLWVLFKKSGWL from the coding sequence GTGATCGTCGACTGCGCCCTGTACCGCGACGGCAGGCGGGTCGAGGGCGGCACCCACTGGCGGGAGCTGCGGGCGAAGGCGGACGCGGACGGCGACTTCATCTGGATCGGGATGCACGAACCCACGCACGACGAGGTGCACGAGGTCGCCGAGGTGTTCGGGCTCCACCAGCTCGCGGTCGAGGACGCCGTGAAGGCGCACCAGCGGCCGAAGCTGGAGCGGTTCGACGACATGGTGTTCCTGATCCTCAAGACGCTGTGGTACGTCGACGAGCAGGACGCGGTCGAGACCGGCGAGATCGCGATGTTCGTCGGCGCGGACTTCGTCGTCTCCGTCCGCCACGGTCAGGGCAACGAGCTGCACTCGGCCCGCGCGGAGCTGGAGTCGAGCAGGAGGGTGCTCAGCCACGGCCCGGGCGGGGTGCTGTACGCGGTGATCGACCGGGTCGTGGACGAGTACCTCGACGTCGTCGACGAGCTGGTCGTCGACGTGGACGAGATCGAGGCGTCGGTGTTCTCCGACGACCGCACCAACGACTCCGCCCGCATCTACGTGCTCAAGCGGGAGATCGCGGAGGTACGCCGCGCGGTGCTGCCGCTGCGGGACCCGATGACCCGGCTGGCCGCCGGGACGGTCACCGGGATCCCGGAGGAGGCGGCGCCGTTCTTCCGCGATGTCGGCGACCACCTGGCCCGGGCGGCGGAGACCGTGGACACCCTGGACACCCTGCTCTCGACGGCGTTCGACGCCCACCTCGCCCAGATCTCGGTGCAGCAGAACAACGACATGCGCAAGATCTCCGCAGGAGCCGCACTGGTGGTCGTGCCGACCCTGATCGCCGGGGTCTACGGCATGAACTTCCGGCACATGCCCGAGCTCGACTGGACCTACGGCTACCCGTTCGCGCTCGCGCTGATGGCGGCGGTCGCCCTGGGGCTGTGGGTGCTGTTCAAGAAGTCCGGGTGGTTGTAG